One window from the genome of Pirellulales bacterium encodes:
- a CDS encoding alpha-L-fucosidase produces the protein MRWLKRRLNFRSGCAAVCAALAALIAWATFAADVDLTKAIQTSAERNIAAGPFQPTWESLEQNYHCPDWFRDAKFGIWAHWTAQCVPEQGDWYARRMYIQGDKDYQYQVAHYGHPSEFGFKDIDNLWHAENWDPEKLMQLYKAAGAKYFVALANHHDNFDNYDSKYHEWNSVRVGPHKDIVGTWAKVARENGLRFGVTNHSAHAWHWFQTAYGYDAEGDKAGVPYDGFLTMADGKGKWWEGLDPQELYTGPNMVMPPGLKTIKEGQDWHNQHDRKWTEEPPPDNPKFVNTWFLRCQDLVDKYHPDLLYFDDTELPLGQTGLDIAAHYYNSNMSAHAGHLEAVLDAKKLKPEHRAGLVEDYERGFSDQIQPDPWQTDTCIGQWHYDRGTFERHRYKTVGQVVRMLVDIVSKNGNLLLNIPVKGDGTIDSDEVAVLQGLAKWMDVNGEGIFGTRPWTVYGEGPTKVTGGMFNEGRVKYTADDLRFTTKDGTLYVFCLGLPTGEVNVKALGLSAATTKPVSDIKLLGSDQKLKWEQTDEGLTIHPPEKFASEEVAAFRVNFK, from the coding sequence ATGCGCTGGTTGAAGCGGCGGCTGAACTTTCGAAGCGGCTGTGCCGCGGTCTGCGCTGCGCTGGCCGCGCTCATCGCTTGGGCAACATTCGCTGCCGATGTCGATTTAACCAAAGCCATTCAAACATCGGCGGAGCGGAACATCGCGGCTGGACCGTTTCAGCCCACGTGGGAATCGCTCGAGCAGAATTATCATTGTCCGGATTGGTTTCGGGACGCCAAGTTCGGCATTTGGGCGCACTGGACTGCGCAGTGCGTGCCGGAACAAGGCGATTGGTACGCGCGCCGGATGTATATTCAGGGAGACAAAGATTATCAATATCAGGTGGCGCATTACGGACATCCGTCGGAGTTTGGCTTCAAAGACATCGACAACCTGTGGCACGCCGAGAATTGGGATCCCGAAAAGCTGATGCAGCTTTATAAAGCGGCGGGGGCCAAGTATTTTGTCGCGCTGGCAAACCATCACGACAACTTCGACAATTACGATTCGAAGTATCACGAGTGGAACTCGGTGCGCGTGGGACCTCATAAAGACATTGTGGGCACGTGGGCTAAGGTGGCCCGCGAAAATGGGTTGCGGTTTGGCGTGACGAACCATTCGGCGCATGCCTGGCATTGGTTTCAGACCGCGTACGGTTACGACGCCGAGGGGGACAAAGCCGGCGTGCCGTACGACGGTTTTTTGACCATGGCTGACGGGAAAGGGAAATGGTGGGAAGGATTGGATCCGCAGGAGTTATACACGGGGCCGAACATGGTGATGCCTCCGGGGCTGAAAACGATTAAGGAAGGACAAGACTGGCATAATCAGCACGACCGCAAGTGGACGGAAGAGCCGCCGCCGGATAATCCCAAATTTGTGAACACGTGGTTTTTGCGGTGCCAGGACTTGGTCGATAAATACCATCCTGATTTGCTGTATTTTGACGACACGGAGTTGCCGCTGGGCCAGACGGGATTGGACATCGCGGCCCATTATTACAATTCGAACATGTCGGCTCACGCCGGCCATTTGGAGGCGGTGCTCGATGCGAAGAAGTTGAAGCCGGAACATCGTGCCGGGCTGGTGGAAGATTACGAGCGCGGGTTTAGCGACCAAATTCAACCTGATCCGTGGCAAACCGACACGTGTATTGGCCAGTGGCACTACGACCGGGGCACGTTCGAGCGACATCGGTATAAGACCGTCGGCCAGGTGGTGCGGATGCTGGTGGACATCGTGAGCAAGAACGGCAACTTGCTGCTGAATATTCCGGTGAAGGGGGACGGCACGATCGACAGCGATGAAGTCGCTGTTTTGCAAGGCCTGGCGAAATGGATGGATGTCAATGGTGAAGGAATTTTCGGCACGCGGCCGTGGACGGTGTATGGCGAAGGACCGACGAAAGTAACCGGCGGCATGTTTAATGAAGGGCGCGTGAAATATACGGCCGACGATTTGCGCTTTACGACTAAAGACGGCACACTGTATGTGTTTTGCCTGGGCCTGCCGACCGGCGAGGTGAACGTGAAGGCGTTGGGATTGTCAGCTGCGACAACCAAACCGGTGTCGGATATTAAGCTGTTGGGCAGCGACCAGAAGTTGAAGTGGGAGCAGACGGACGAGGGGCTCACGATTCACCCCCCGGAGAAATTTGCCAGCGAAGAAGTGGCGGCGTTTCGGGTGAATTTCAAATGA
- a CDS encoding response regulator, with product MAKTSSPRKSRILIADDNAPNVELLEAFLAEFDCEIAVAVDGRDTLDKVAAFQPDLILLDIMMPKLSGFEVCRKLKQDPQTKDIMVLMVTALNELGDIERAVDSGTDDFLSKPVNKLELLKRVENMLKLHHVTDELERLRRYIERMEDGAGPK from the coding sequence ATGGCCAAAACTTCGTCGCCTCGTAAAAGCCGCATATTGATAGCCGACGACAACGCTCCCAACGTGGAGCTGTTGGAGGCGTTTTTGGCTGAGTTCGATTGCGAAATCGCTGTGGCCGTGGATGGGCGCGACACCCTGGACAAGGTAGCGGCTTTCCAGCCCGATTTGATATTGCTGGACATCATGATGCCTAAGCTCAGCGGCTTTGAGGTATGCCGGAAGCTGAAACAGGACCCCCAAACCAAAGACATTATGGTATTGATGGTGACGGCCCTCAACGAATTGGGGGACATCGAGCGGGCCGTCGATTCCGGCACCGACGATTTTTTAAGCAAGCCCGTGAACAAGCTGGAACTGCTGAAGCGGGTGGAAAACATGCTGAAGCTGCATCACGTGACCGACGAATTGGAACGGTTGCGGCGGTACATCGAGAGGATGGAAGACGGCGCGGGCCCGAAGTGA
- a CDS encoding histidine phosphatase family protein — protein MVQIILVRPGQTDYDHQARIQGILNIPLSEAGRQAAAQTAEKLQPYLPKALYCSPSRSAEETAVIIGQKLELNPKSLDRLQNVNLGLWQGMLVEEVRLKQPKVYKQWQERPETIQPPDGEMLAAALKRATEAIEKLARKHRSGTIVLVIPEPLASLVQHRILGTPWSDLWRAANGCSRIEVMNVDKDTPLSSPAPATGAMGTINGTSPKAVNGTVESRIDTAVPAKPSTHTPPMVYRGATVIPPPSRSQGSAGTSPR, from the coding sequence ATGGTCCAAATCATTCTCGTTCGACCCGGTCAAACCGATTACGATCACCAAGCCCGTATTCAAGGCATCCTCAACATTCCATTGAGCGAAGCCGGCCGGCAGGCCGCCGCTCAAACGGCTGAAAAATTGCAGCCTTATCTCCCCAAGGCCCTGTATTGTTCTCCCTCTCGCTCGGCCGAGGAAACCGCAGTCATTATTGGACAAAAGCTGGAATTGAATCCGAAATCGCTCGATCGGCTGCAAAATGTCAACTTGGGTTTGTGGCAGGGAATGCTCGTCGAAGAAGTTCGCCTCAAACAGCCCAAGGTTTACAAACAGTGGCAGGAACGTCCAGAAACCATCCAACCTCCCGATGGCGAAATGTTGGCCGCAGCGCTCAAGCGGGCGACCGAGGCAATCGAAAAGCTGGCCCGCAAGCATCGCTCAGGGACCATTGTATTGGTCATTCCGGAACCATTGGCGAGTCTGGTTCAACATCGCATCTTGGGCACGCCCTGGAGCGACTTATGGCGCGCAGCCAACGGTTGCAGCCGCATCGAAGTGATGAACGTAGATAAAGACACTCCCCTATCGTCTCCGGCCCCCGCCACGGGTGCAATGGGCACGATTAACGGCACGTCGCCAAAGGCCGTTAATGGCACGGTCGAAAGCCGCATTGATACAGCTGTCCCGGCGAAGCCGTCAACCCATACGCCCCCGATGGTCTATCGAGGCGCCACAGTCATTCCACCGCCAAGCCGCAGCCAAGGCTCAGCGGGAACGTCGCCGCGGTAA
- a CDS encoding SMC-Scp complex subunit ScpB has translation MPHSSSNPMPPESAGMSLDQLSQAFAAMLGQTTDSPLPPLVVAGDPVLAADANERAAQSAANSSAPTSADPTADDSFPISPRAILEAMLFVGRPDNAPLTSEQMAGLMRGVTPEEIDGYVRDLNVHYKEQGCPYSIASQGTGYRLVLQSEYGPLRERMLGRTRAARLSPAAIEVLALIAYNEPLTSAEVTRLRNAPSGHILRHLVRRRLLRLERGDAKPSQAKYFTTPRFLEVFRLRSLEDLPRSDDLARH, from the coding sequence ATGCCCCATTCTTCCTCCAACCCGATGCCGCCTGAATCGGCCGGTATGTCGCTCGATCAGCTCAGCCAGGCGTTTGCTGCTATGCTGGGGCAAACGACCGATTCTCCCTTGCCTCCGCTGGTTGTCGCCGGCGATCCTGTCCTGGCGGCCGACGCAAACGAGCGGGCCGCGCAATCTGCCGCCAATAGCTCAGCACCGACCAGTGCTGATCCAACCGCTGACGATTCGTTTCCTATCAGTCCGCGGGCCATTTTGGAAGCCATGCTATTCGTCGGTCGGCCCGACAACGCTCCTTTGACCAGCGAACAAATGGCCGGCCTGATGCGCGGCGTCACCCCCGAAGAAATCGACGGTTATGTCCGTGATTTGAACGTCCATTACAAAGAGCAAGGCTGTCCTTACTCCATCGCCTCCCAAGGGACTGGCTACCGCCTGGTGTTGCAGTCCGAGTACGGGCCGTTGCGGGAGCGAATGTTGGGACGAACGCGTGCGGCCCGGCTGTCGCCGGCGGCCATCGAAGTGTTGGCCTTGATCGCCTACAACGAACCATTGACTTCGGCCGAAGTAACCCGGCTGCGAAATGCTCCCAGCGGCCATATTTTGCGCCATTTGGTCCGCCGCCGACTGTTGCGATTGGAACGGGGCGACGCCAAACCCAGCCAAGCAAAATACTTCACCACGCCCAGATTTTTGGAAGTCTTTCGACTACGCAGCCTGGAAGATTTGCCCCGCAGCGACGATTTGGCGCGGCACTAA
- a CDS encoding phospho-sugar mutase: MSAAASVIDAAQIDAALSALKSAQVAGQLSASAVENIRTWLTKPHYADYAPRVLEHIQAQQWRELDDAFWTVIPFGTAGRRGRMYPIGTNAINDRTMGESVQGLADYVLSVVRGPSSVATTNIHSTDHGQRTTDISCAIAYDTRHRSRQFAELSAEIMVANGFQVLFLDGFRPTPELSFTVRNRHCACGIMISASHNPPSDNAIKAFWSTGGQLRAPHDEGIIQCVGRVTTIKRTSFAEAVSAGRIQFCQAESDAGYRAAVLAQSKRGSRDLKILYSPLHGVGLTSVLPILQADGFQNVEVYQPHAAPDGDFPHVPNHVANPENTAVFDTLIEHAKTSNADIVLASDPDADRIGCAAPLTITPHSSPLVPSSWSTLSGNQIGALLGEFLLRRLEQSGQLTSQHYVIKTLVTSDMICRVAEGFGVRAYGDVLTGFKWIGSKIDELGPDKFVFGFEEAHGYLAGTYVRDKDGAIAAMLLAELAAECKTHGRTLHQQLDMLFLQYGCHQEKSINHTLPGADGLAKMQAVMQRLRTNPPRQLGGMSVRQARDYLRQQVLTKAEGRKQKAEYGGQWSVISGQETLGDVPPSDLLIFDLDPPGNRAAVRPSGTEPKLKFYLFAYEPPEKSADLVATKERLSVRLTSIEKNLLAASESDK, from the coding sequence ATGTCTGCTGCCGCTTCCGTCATTGACGCCGCGCAAATCGACGCCGCGCTTTCGGCGCTGAAATCTGCCCAAGTCGCCGGCCAGCTTTCCGCCAGCGCGGTCGAAAACATCCGCACTTGGCTCACCAAGCCGCACTATGCGGATTATGCGCCGCGAGTTCTTGAGCACATTCAGGCCCAACAATGGCGCGAATTGGACGACGCTTTTTGGACCGTCATTCCGTTCGGCACCGCTGGCCGTCGCGGACGGATGTACCCCATCGGCACCAATGCCATCAACGATCGCACGATGGGTGAAAGCGTGCAGGGCCTGGCGGATTACGTTTTGTCCGTAGTCCGTGGCCCGTCGTCAGTTGCTACGACCAACATCCATTCCACGGACCACGGGCAACGGACCACGGACATCTCTTGCGCCATCGCCTACGACACCCGCCACCGTTCACGGCAATTCGCCGAACTGAGCGCGGAAATCATGGTCGCCAACGGCTTCCAAGTGCTTTTCCTCGACGGCTTTCGCCCCACGCCGGAACTTTCCTTCACTGTGCGCAACCGACATTGTGCGTGCGGCATCATGATCAGCGCCAGCCACAACCCTCCGTCCGACAACGCCATCAAAGCATTCTGGTCCACCGGCGGACAATTGCGCGCGCCGCATGACGAAGGCATAATTCAATGCGTGGGCCGCGTCACAACGATCAAACGGACGTCCTTCGCCGAGGCGGTTTCCGCCGGCCGCATTCAATTCTGCCAGGCCGAAAGCGACGCGGGCTACCGCGCCGCCGTGCTGGCCCAAAGTAAGCGTGGCTCACGTGATTTAAAAATTCTCTACTCTCCCCTGCACGGTGTCGGTTTGACTTCAGTGCTGCCGATCTTGCAGGCCGACGGATTTCAAAACGTCGAAGTCTATCAGCCGCACGCCGCACCCGACGGCGATTTTCCGCATGTGCCCAATCACGTGGCCAATCCTGAGAACACAGCGGTGTTCGACACGCTGATCGAACACGCCAAAACCAGCAACGCCGACATCGTTCTCGCCAGCGATCCTGATGCCGACCGCATCGGCTGCGCCGCCCCATTAACAATCACCCCTCACTCCTCACCCCTCGTCCCTTCCTCATGGTCCACTCTTTCCGGCAATCAAATCGGCGCGCTCCTCGGCGAATTTTTGCTGCGGCGGCTGGAACAATCCGGCCAACTCACGTCGCAGCATTACGTCATCAAAACACTGGTTACCAGCGACATGATTTGCCGCGTGGCTGAAGGGTTCGGCGTTCGCGCTTATGGCGACGTACTGACAGGCTTCAAGTGGATCGGCAGCAAAATTGACGAACTCGGCCCGGATAAGTTCGTGTTCGGTTTTGAGGAGGCCCACGGTTATTTGGCCGGCACGTATGTCCGCGATAAAGATGGCGCCATCGCAGCCATGCTACTAGCCGAGCTGGCCGCCGAATGCAAAACGCATGGCCGCACGTTGCACCAGCAACTCGACATGTTGTTTTTGCAATACGGCTGCCACCAGGAAAAAAGCATCAACCACACGCTTCCCGGCGCCGACGGTTTGGCGAAAATGCAGGCTGTCATGCAGCGGCTGCGGACCAATCCGCCCCGGCAATTGGGCGGCATGAGTGTGCGGCAAGCGCGAGATTATTTGCGGCAACAAGTGCTCACGAAGGCAGAAGGCAGAAAGCAGAAAGCAGAATATGGCGGTCAGTGGTCGGTGATCAGTGGTCAGGAAACGCTGGGCGACGTGCCGCCAAGCGACTTGTTGATTTTCGATCTCGACCCGCCCGGCAATCGCGCTGCCGTACGCCCCTCCGGCACGGAACCCAAGCTGAAATTCTATCTGTTTGCCTACGAACCCCCCGAGAAATCGGCCGATTTAGTCGCCACCAAAGAACGGCTATCCGTACGATTGACGAGCATCGAGAAAAATTTGCTTGCCGCCAGCGAGTCGGACAAATGA
- the glgC gene encoding glucose-1-phosphate adenylyltransferase, with protein MHHLLNGQVKRPSILAVILAGGKGTRLEPLTRDRAKPAVPFGGLYRIIDFTLSNCLNSGLRKVLVLTQYKASSLDRHLTLGWKQLLCRELDEFIDVLPPQQRIDEHWYQGTADAVYQNIYTLEKERPDYVVILAGDHIYKMNYDSMVQAHLEKNADVTVGVLRVPAQESRHFGVVEMEVDGRVTSFEEKNPQAKTIPGDSRHCLASMGIYVFGARFLFEQLCLDATQPGSQHDFGRNILPSIVDTHRVFAFPFHDENRKQDAYWRDVGTLDAYYEANMDLVAVDPLLNMYDMQWPIRTYQPNYPPPKFVFAEDGPDARRGEALDSVVCNGCIVSGGHVRRSILGPNVRINSFAKVEDSILFEGVDIGRHTFVRRAIIDKRVHIPPGTMIGYDAEQDRARGFTVTEKGVTVIAKAEGVEHFFEAEPAEQM; from the coding sequence ATGCATCATTTATTGAATGGCCAGGTCAAGCGGCCCAGCATCTTAGCAGTCATCCTAGCCGGTGGCAAAGGGACGCGCTTGGAGCCGTTGACACGCGACCGGGCCAAGCCGGCCGTTCCCTTCGGCGGCCTGTACCGCATTATCGATTTCACCTTGTCGAATTGCCTGAACAGTGGCCTCCGCAAGGTGCTGGTCCTCACGCAGTACAAGGCCAGCAGTCTCGATCGGCATCTCACCCTCGGCTGGAAGCAATTGCTCTGCCGCGAACTGGACGAGTTTATCGACGTGTTGCCGCCGCAGCAGCGCATCGACGAACATTGGTACCAAGGAACCGCCGACGCCGTTTATCAAAACATTTACACCCTGGAAAAAGAACGCCCCGATTATGTGGTCATCCTGGCCGGCGATCACATTTACAAAATGAATTACGACTCCATGGTGCAAGCGCACCTCGAAAAAAACGCCGACGTCACCGTCGGCGTGCTGCGCGTCCCGGCCCAGGAATCGCGGCATTTCGGCGTGGTCGAAATGGAAGTCGATGGCCGAGTCACTAGCTTCGAGGAAAAAAATCCCCAGGCCAAAACCATTCCCGGCGATTCACGACATTGCCTGGCCTCGATGGGCATTTACGTCTTCGGCGCGAGGTTTTTGTTCGAGCAGTTATGCCTCGACGCGACGCAACCCGGCAGCCAGCACGATTTCGGCCGAAATATCCTGCCGTCCATTGTCGACACGCACCGGGTGTTTGCCTTTCCCTTCCATGACGAAAACCGCAAGCAAGACGCCTACTGGCGCGATGTCGGCACGTTGGATGCTTACTACGAAGCCAACATGGATTTAGTGGCCGTCGATCCGCTGCTGAATATGTACGATATGCAATGGCCCATCCGTACGTACCAGCCGAATTATCCGCCGCCAAAATTTGTGTTTGCCGAAGATGGCCCCGATGCCCGTCGCGGCGAAGCGCTCGATAGTGTCGTCTGCAACGGCTGCATTGTTTCCGGCGGCCACGTCCGACGCTCCATTCTCGGCCCCAACGTCCGCATCAACAGCTTTGCCAAAGTTGAAGATTCCATTTTATTCGAAGGCGTCGACATCGGACGCCACACGTTCGTCCGCCGCGCCATCATCGACAAACGGGTCCACATTCCCCCGGGCACGATGATCGGCTACGATGCTGAACAAGACCGCGCCCGCGGCTTCACGGTTACCGAAAAAGGCGTCACCGTCATCGCCAAGGCCGAAGGCGTCGAACACTTTTTCGAAGCCGAACCGGCCGAGCAGATGTGA
- the accD gene encoding acetyl-CoA carboxylase, carboxyltransferase subunit beta, which produces MATGNIESAAGEPPTGRRPKRGVPEGLWLQCPGCQATIYKKEVERRLNVCPECEYHLYVPAKERIRQVLDEGTFEEWFAEILPADPLGFADKKPYAERLKAEQRRTGLRDAAITGTGMIRARRVAFGVTDSAFIMGSMGSVVGEKLTRLTERATAEKLPLIIVSGSGGGARMHEGILSLMQMAKVSAALARYHDLGGLFISVLTNPTMGGVAASFASLGDLVFAEPKALIGFAGPRTIKATIRLELPKGFQTSEFLLEHGFIDRIVSRADLKTEIARAIDYCGK; this is translated from the coding sequence GTGGCCACGGGCAATATCGAATCTGCAGCCGGCGAACCTCCCACAGGCCGCCGCCCTAAACGCGGCGTTCCCGAAGGTCTCTGGCTGCAATGTCCCGGCTGTCAGGCCACCATCTATAAAAAAGAAGTTGAACGGCGGCTGAATGTTTGCCCCGAATGCGAATATCATCTGTACGTGCCAGCCAAGGAGCGCATCCGCCAAGTGCTCGACGAAGGCACGTTCGAGGAATGGTTCGCCGAAATACTGCCCGCCGATCCGTTGGGATTTGCCGACAAAAAACCATACGCCGAACGACTCAAGGCCGAGCAAAGACGGACCGGACTCCGCGATGCCGCCATCACCGGCACCGGCATGATTCGCGCCCGCCGCGTCGCCTTCGGCGTCACCGATTCCGCCTTCATCATGGGAAGCATGGGCTCCGTCGTGGGCGAAAAGCTCACCCGGCTCACTGAACGAGCCACCGCCGAAAAGCTGCCGCTGATCATTGTCAGCGGCTCCGGCGGCGGCGCTCGCATGCATGAGGGCATTTTATCGCTGATGCAAATGGCCAAAGTTTCCGCCGCCTTGGCCCGCTATCACGATTTGGGCGGACTGTTCATCTCCGTCCTCACTAATCCGACCATGGGCGGCGTGGCCGCCAGCTTTGCCTCGCTCGGCGATTTGGTCTTCGCCGAGCCTAAAGCCCTGATCGGCTTTGCCGGCCCGCGAACCATCAAGGCCACCATCCGTCTTGAACTGCCTAAGGGCTTCCAAACCAGCGAGTTTCTGCTGGAACACGGCTTCATCGACCGCATTGTCTCCCGCGCCGATCTCAAAACCGAAATCGCCCGCGCCATCGACTACTGCGGCAAATAG
- a CDS encoding glycosyltransferase, which yields MTRRILYIVSDLQPSGTTSQLKLLAAGLAREKFELHVAALNCGGHATADLQSTGIDVAVIGRRWLLDPLAFSRLRKHIDRLQPDLVQTWQFHANAYGRAAALAAGVKGIIATERTVDTWKVDFQWAIDRRLTRRTQRIIANSVAVKNACVAHGLPAEKFTLIPNAADAPPPCALSRSDLLAELGLPAEAKLIAFVGRLEKQKRIKELIWATDQLKAVGVPAHLLIIGQGPLQNRLERYARLNQIDSRVHFLGVRDDVPCLLQHVDVLWQAGDREGHSSAVLEAMAAGVPVVAADAAGNRELVVPAETGFLVPLTERAGFARATLPLLENLVLAQRLGETAQRRVQQFHAAPQLLAAYTKVYEEL from the coding sequence GTGACCCGTCGCATACTGTACATCGTTTCCGATCTGCAACCCAGCGGGACGACATCGCAATTAAAGCTGTTAGCGGCCGGGTTAGCGCGCGAGAAATTCGAATTGCACGTCGCGGCATTGAACTGCGGCGGACACGCCACGGCGGATTTACAAAGCACCGGAATCGATGTGGCCGTCATCGGCCGGCGCTGGCTTCTCGACCCTCTGGCTTTTAGTCGCCTGCGAAAACACATCGATCGCTTACAGCCCGATCTTGTCCAAACGTGGCAGTTCCACGCTAACGCCTACGGTCGGGCTGCGGCACTTGCTGCCGGAGTGAAAGGCATTATTGCCACGGAACGAACCGTCGACACTTGGAAAGTCGATTTCCAATGGGCCATCGACCGGCGCCTGACGCGCCGCACTCAACGGATCATCGCCAATTCGGTGGCCGTGAAAAATGCTTGCGTCGCACACGGGTTGCCGGCCGAAAAGTTCACGCTCATTCCCAACGCCGCCGATGCGCCACCGCCGTGCGCACTTTCTCGCAGCGATTTGCTTGCGGAGCTCGGCCTCCCCGCGGAGGCTAAACTGATTGCCTTCGTGGGACGCTTGGAAAAGCAAAAACGAATCAAGGAATTGATTTGGGCCACCGATCAATTGAAAGCAGTTGGTGTACCCGCACATTTGTTGATCATCGGCCAAGGCCCGTTGCAAAATCGCTTGGAGCGATATGCCCGGCTGAACCAAATCGATAGCCGCGTGCATTTTCTTGGTGTTCGCGACGATGTGCCCTGCTTGTTGCAGCACGTTGATGTGCTCTGGCAAGCCGGTGACCGCGAAGGTCACTCCAGCGCCGTGCTGGAAGCAATGGCCGCCGGCGTTCCCGTCGTTGCCGCCGATGCCGCCGGCAATCGCGAATTGGTCGTCCCCGCCGAAACCGGCTTTCTCGTCCCGCTTACCGAACGCGCCGGTTTTGCCCGCGCCACTCTGCCGTTGTTGGAAAATTTGGTTTTGGCTCAACGCCTGGGCGAAACCGCACAGCGCCGCGTCCAACAGTTTCATGCGGCGCCCCAACTGCTCGCAGCTTACACAAAGGTGTACGAAGAACTGTGA
- the hpt gene encoding hypoxanthine phosphoribosyltransferase, protein MKTVLTADQLHAGVDRLGQEINQFYNGQPLIIVGVLTGSIVLLADLIRRLIMPLRVGLVQASSYRGAAIDPGQLTINFDLLPDVKGRHVLLIDDIFDTGKTLIALVDELRKHNPASVRCAVLLRKQGRQAVMMEPEYVGFEIPNAFVVGYGLDYQDAYRNLPYLAALEEHEIGQKVH, encoded by the coding sequence GTGAAAACCGTTCTTACTGCCGACCAATTGCACGCCGGCGTCGATCGCCTCGGTCAGGAAATCAACCAATTCTACAACGGTCAGCCGCTCATCATTGTCGGCGTGCTCACCGGCAGCATTGTCCTCTTGGCTGATTTAATTCGCCGCCTAATCATGCCGCTGCGCGTCGGTTTGGTGCAGGCCTCCAGCTATCGTGGCGCGGCCATTGACCCGGGACAGTTGACCATCAACTTCGATCTGCTGCCCGACGTGAAAGGACGGCACGTGCTGTTGATCGACGATATTTTTGATACCGGCAAAACGCTGATCGCCCTGGTCGACGAACTTCGCAAACACAACCCCGCCAGTGTCCGCTGTGCCGTGCTGTTGCGCAAGCAAGGACGTCAGGCGGTGATGATGGAGCCGGAATATGTCGGCTTCGAAATTCCCAATGCGTTCGTCGTCGGTTATGGACTAGATTATCAAGACGCCTACCGCAATCTGCCGTACCTGGCCGCGCTGGAAGAACACGAAATCGGGCAAAAAGTGCATTGA
- a CDS encoding sugar phosphate isomerase/epimerase — MQFGINLLLWTDRLHDDLLPVLEMLKEQGWDGVEVPIHDLTLDYQAWGRHLDHLDLRRTASMVRTAADNPISPDPKIRAAAVEATKRTLDCCQALGAEMLIGPYHSAIGEFTGQPRTKDEWRWGVECMRQVAQHAEQVGVTLGLEFLNRFECYFLNCVADTVNFVQAVDHPRCRMIFDTFHAHIEEKNPLAALRVAAPHLAMVHVSENDRGTPGHGQIAWDETFRTLKEIGFDGWLVVEAFGTALPGLQAATKIWRRMFESEEQLARDALAHLRAGMAKKL, encoded by the coding sequence ATGCAATTCGGCATCAACTTGCTGCTGTGGACCGATCGGCTGCACGACGACCTGCTACCCGTGCTGGAAATGCTCAAAGAGCAGGGCTGGGACGGAGTCGAAGTGCCCATTCACGATCTGACTTTGGATTACCAGGCCTGGGGTCGGCACTTGGATCATCTGGATTTGCGTCGCACCGCCTCGATGGTTCGTACCGCGGCCGACAACCCCATCAGCCCCGATCCCAAAATTCGCGCCGCTGCCGTCGAGGCCACCAAGCGCACCCTGGATTGTTGCCAGGCGCTGGGCGCGGAAATGCTGATTGGTCCCTATCACTCGGCCATCGGCGAATTCACGGGACAGCCGCGCACCAAAGACGAATGGCGCTGGGGTGTGGAATGCATGCGTCAAGTGGCCCAGCACGCCGAACAAGTGGGCGTTACGCTGGGCCTGGAATTCCTTAACCGTTTCGAGTGCTATTTTCTCAACTGTGTGGCTGACACGGTGAATTTCGTGCAAGCCGTCGACCATCCCCGCTGCCGGATGATTTTCGATACATTCCACGCCCACATTGAAGAAAAAAATCCCCTGGCCGCGCTGCGCGTCGCGGCACCGCATTTGGCGATGGTACATGTGTCCGAGAATGACCGCGGCACGCCCGGCCACGGGCAAATCGCTTGGGATGAAACTTTCAGGACGCTCAAAGAAATTGGCTTCGATGGCTGGCTGGTGGTCGAGGCGTTCGGAACAGCCCTGCCGGGCTTACAAGCCGCGACCAAAATCTGGCGGCGGATGTTCGAATCTGAAGAGCAACTAGCCCGCGATGCGCTGGCGCACTTGCGCGCCGGAATGGCCAAAAAACTTTGA